In the Candidatus Electrothrix sp. GW3-4 genome, one interval contains:
- a CDS encoding efflux RND transporter permease subunit, whose translation MKKILTAFASNTVFANIVLLMILVGGAMALSSMRRENFPEFSVDKILIQVAYPGADPEEVEEGIVLKIEEALEGIEGIKQYTTTAAENMGTALVDVQEGRDISEILDDVKSKVDAVSTFPVDAERPVITELTMRNSVVLLALSGEMSEKQLKAQAEGLRDDIRSLDGVSQVDTFGTRDYEISIEVSEEQLRRYGLTFAQVAEAVRRSSVNLHGGTLRTEEEEIRLRTMGRKYSGEELAEIVVLAKASGESLRLDQLAIIRDGFTEDPIISEVNGEPAAFVMVFKTEEEDAIHIADTVQQYVAEKQLRLPPDVQLETFYDNTRALRARINLLTRNGTVGLILVFCLLWLFLDLRLAFWSGMGIPISLSGAMFILWYLGETMNMISLFGVIMVLGIVVDDAIVVGEAIYVHRRRGHSPVRAAVEGVSEVAMPVIAAVTTTVVAFIPLAFVGGVMGKFIEILPTVVIASLLVSLWECLFLLPAHLSHLPDLHRPVRSWNPLQLFQRAVQRGLDLFIKRVYLPFLAWALHWRYIFLAISIASLLLAVGLVQGGMVKFQVFPKTDSFVATANLSFPEGTPVDATHRALKKIEQAFLQVAGRTHTVSGEPLIEQRMILVGQSLSSQQRGQKGAHLGSVQFILLPEEKRGVHSNELMIAWEEEIGSIAGAKSLTFEGESHGPGGAELEFWIQGNRMPDIIAASEQLQKKLRSYNGVVQIRSDDAPGKNEFRLTLKPEARTLGLTVEDLAQQVNAGFYGKEAFRVQRGQDDIRVKVRYTQGERSRVTDFQQMRIRTSTGKEVPLLSVADTEFGPGFSAITRTDGLRRVAVTADVDPKRANAQDVFADLVPFFEQLEGRYPGLHVSTQGEKKNMRESFAPLKVSVPLAIMGVFVIVATIFRSYIQPLIILVSIPFGIIGAILAHLLLGYDLSMMSMFGMVALTGVVVNDAIVLIERINENLAEGMSFHNAVIKGGVRRFRAILLTSVSTVGGLAPLILETDMQAQFLIPMALSLAGGVVGSTILTLVLIPSLLAIVNDWRLVVGRLQTGVWLEREAVEPAAARRADQME comes from the coding sequence ATGAAAAAAATCCTTACGGCCTTTGCCTCCAACACGGTCTTTGCCAATATCGTTTTGTTGATGATATTGGTGGGCGGAGCCATGGCCCTGTCATCCATGCGGCGGGAGAATTTTCCAGAGTTTTCCGTTGATAAAATCCTCATCCAGGTTGCCTATCCTGGTGCTGACCCAGAGGAGGTGGAGGAGGGCATTGTCCTTAAAATTGAGGAGGCCCTGGAAGGTATAGAGGGGATCAAGCAATACACGACCACAGCTGCTGAGAATATGGGCACGGCTCTGGTGGATGTCCAGGAAGGGAGAGATATTAGTGAGATTCTTGATGATGTAAAGTCCAAGGTCGATGCTGTTTCTACTTTTCCGGTGGATGCGGAAAGGCCGGTGATCACCGAACTGACCATGCGTAATTCCGTGGTATTGCTGGCCCTGTCTGGTGAAATGTCAGAAAAACAGCTCAAGGCCCAGGCAGAAGGGTTGAGGGATGATATTCGTTCCTTAGATGGTGTTTCTCAGGTCGACACCTTTGGGACCCGGGATTACGAGATCTCTATCGAGGTCTCTGAAGAGCAGCTCCGTCGCTATGGACTGACCTTTGCCCAAGTGGCCGAGGCGGTGCGTCGATCCAGCGTTAATCTGCACGGAGGAACCCTGCGTACGGAAGAGGAAGAGATTCGTCTCCGCACTATGGGGAGGAAATATAGCGGGGAGGAGCTTGCTGAGATCGTGGTGCTGGCTAAGGCTTCTGGTGAGTCGCTCAGGCTTGACCAGTTAGCGATCATTCGGGATGGCTTTACTGAGGATCCGATCATCTCTGAGGTGAACGGAGAACCGGCTGCCTTTGTCATGGTTTTTAAAACCGAAGAGGAGGATGCCATCCACATTGCAGATACTGTGCAGCAGTACGTGGCAGAGAAACAGCTGCGACTGCCTCCTGATGTCCAGCTGGAAACGTTTTATGATAACACCAGAGCCCTGCGGGCCCGCATCAATCTGTTGACCAGGAACGGAACTGTGGGGCTGATCTTGGTTTTCTGTCTGCTCTGGCTCTTTCTTGACCTTCGCCTGGCCTTTTGGAGCGGCATGGGGATTCCTATCTCGCTTTCCGGGGCCATGTTTATCCTTTGGTACTTGGGCGAGACCATGAATATGATTTCTCTGTTTGGGGTGATCATGGTGCTCGGTATTGTGGTGGATGATGCCATTGTGGTGGGCGAAGCCATCTACGTTCACCGGAGAAGAGGGCACTCTCCAGTGCGGGCTGCGGTGGAGGGTGTGTCGGAGGTGGCCATGCCAGTGATTGCAGCCGTGACCACCACGGTAGTGGCCTTTATCCCGCTGGCCTTTGTCGGCGGGGTCATGGGCAAGTTTATCGAGATCCTGCCCACTGTGGTTATTGCCAGTCTGCTGGTATCCCTCTGGGAATGTCTTTTTTTGTTGCCAGCCCATCTGAGCCATCTGCCAGATTTGCATCGTCCTGTTCGTTCATGGAACCCTTTGCAGTTGTTTCAGCGGGCTGTACAGAGGGGGCTTGATCTCTTCATTAAGCGAGTCTATCTTCCTTTTCTTGCCTGGGCCTTGCACTGGCGCTATATCTTTCTTGCTATCTCCATAGCCTCTCTTCTGCTGGCTGTAGGATTGGTTCAGGGAGGGATGGTTAAATTTCAGGTCTTTCCAAAAACCGACAGCTTTGTGGCCACAGCCAATCTTTCTTTCCCCGAAGGAACCCCGGTAGATGCCACCCATCGGGCCTTGAAAAAAATTGAGCAGGCCTTTCTTCAGGTCGCCGGGCGCACCCACACAGTGAGTGGTGAGCCCTTGATTGAACAGCGAATGATCCTGGTTGGTCAGAGCCTGAGTTCTCAGCAACGGGGGCAAAAAGGAGCGCATCTGGGCTCGGTCCAGTTTATCCTGCTTCCCGAGGAAAAACGTGGGGTACATTCCAATGAGCTTATGATTGCCTGGGAAGAGGAGATTGGCTCTATTGCTGGAGCAAAATCATTGACCTTTGAGGGGGAGTCGCACGGGCCTGGCGGTGCAGAGCTGGAGTTCTGGATTCAGGGGAACAGGATGCCGGATATTATTGCCGCTTCAGAGCAGCTCCAGAAGAAATTGCGCAGCTATAATGGGGTTGTTCAGATACGTTCTGATGATGCTCCTGGGAAAAATGAATTTCGCCTGACCCTGAAGCCGGAAGCCAGGACGCTCGGTCTGACTGTTGAGGATTTGGCCCAACAGGTCAACGCGGGCTTTTATGGAAAAGAGGCCTTTCGGGTGCAGCGGGGGCAGGATGATATTCGGGTCAAGGTGCGCTATACCCAGGGTGAACGGAGCCGGGTGACGGATTTTCAGCAGATGCGTATTCGTACTTCCACTGGGAAGGAGGTGCCCTTGCTCTCGGTCGCTGATACAGAGTTTGGACCGGGATTTTCTGCTATTACCCGTACGGATGGCCTGCGTAGGGTAGCGGTTACCGCAGATGTCGATCCGAAACGGGCTAATGCTCAGGATGTCTTTGCTGACTTGGTACCATTCTTTGAGCAGCTTGAGGGGCGCTATCCAGGGCTGCACGTCTCCACTCAGGGAGAAAAGAAAAATATGCGGGAGTCTTTTGCTCCGCTCAAGGTGAGCGTGCCCTTGGCCATAATGGGGGTTTTTGTCATTGTCGCCACTATCTTTCGTTCTTATATTCAACCGTTGATTATTCTGGTGAGTATCCCTTTTGGTATTATTGGCGCTATTCTTGCCCATCTCCTCCTGGGCTATGACCTTTCTATGATGTCCATGTTCGGCATGGTCGCCTTGACCGGGGTGGTCGTCAACGATGCGATTGTCCTTATTGAGCGCATTAATGAAAATTTGGCCGAGGGTATGTCTTTTCATAATGCTGTGATCAAGGGGGGAGTACGCCGTTTTCGAGCTATCCTTCTCACTTCTGTTTCCACTGTGGGCGGTCTTGCGCCATTGATTTTGGAGACTGATATGCAAGCCCAGTTTCTTATTCCTATGGCCCTGTCCCTGGCAGGAGGGGTTGTGGGGTCCACTATCTTGACGTTGGTCTTGATCCCCAGTCTATTAGCTATCGTGAACGACTGGCGTCTGGTGGTGGGCCGCTTGCAGACAGGTGTTTGGTTAGAGAGGGAAGCTGTGGAGCCTGCTGCTGCCCGGCGGGCGGATCAGATGGAGTAA
- a CDS encoding acyloxyacyl hydrolase yields MKKYMLFLRSLSFLCAFAVILLLSRGMANAAELVDPFDFSQDGWVVFGGYGQSVPGWGETEERVKTLELIPRYSHRIIAEMGSGWYRGFHSILLEVPLSLVLSPDESAMLAINFLGAYTFTADSIWQPYLFGGGGPVYNFADISGMGADLNGNYQFGIGLEYAWTENRKLLIESRYHHISNNGSEEANDPLNAYKFLVGVTF; encoded by the coding sequence ATGAAGAAATATATGCTGTTCCTTCGTTCCTTATCCTTTCTCTGCGCCTTTGCTGTCATCCTCCTTTTGAGCAGGGGCATGGCAAATGCGGCAGAGCTGGTTGACCCTTTTGATTTTTCTCAGGATGGTTGGGTTGTTTTTGGTGGCTATGGTCAGTCAGTCCCTGGTTGGGGCGAGACCGAAGAGCGGGTCAAGACCTTGGAGCTGATCCCCCGTTATAGCCATCGGATCATCGCTGAGATGGGTTCGGGCTGGTACAGGGGCTTTCATTCCATCTTGCTCGAAGTCCCTCTCTCCCTGGTGCTCAGTCCGGATGAATCAGCCATGTTGGCAATAAATTTTCTCGGTGCCTACACCTTCACCGCAGATTCGATCTGGCAGCCCTATCTGTTCGGGGGCGGTGGCCCGGTCTATAATTTTGCCGATATTTCAGGGATGGGAGCAGATCTTAATGGAAATTACCAGTTCGGCATCGGGCTGGAATATGCATGGACGGAGAACCGTAAACTGCTCATAGAATCACGTTACCACCATATCTCCAATAACGGCAGCGAGGAAGCCAATGATCCGCTCAACGCCTATAAGTTTCTGGTGGGAGTGACTTTCTGA
- a CDS encoding PhnD/SsuA/transferrin family substrate-binding protein has translation MTKKIMAVLALLLIFIAPGLAAQTINSGNVKIGILSWRGPLGFKKSWEGTEKYLTKALGRTVTILPLEFKEVLPAVKQEKVDFFTADPSMFMSAKTQYGASEVLTMKLINADSVGAVIFTTTGNQNINKLSDLKGKKFGALQRWSFGGWQMAEKEFRNAGLDPYPLLHTLRFFDKPNAVVRAVLRGQVDAGTVPASILERLAKTGKIKMRDMKILREKDYPDFPYTCSTELYPGFPLAKTATVGHTLAHEMADALKALQPGDKILKAARITGWVDPLDYADIEIVQSQLRGGGYTGRRIH, from the coding sequence ATGACAAAAAAAATCATGGCAGTACTTGCTCTGCTGCTCATCTTTATCGCACCAGGTTTAGCTGCTCAAACAATCAATAGTGGTAACGTTAAAATAGGTATCCTTTCTTGGCGAGGGCCATTGGGTTTTAAAAAGAGCTGGGAAGGCACTGAAAAATACCTTACCAAGGCACTTGGGAGAACGGTGACCATTCTCCCCTTAGAATTTAAAGAGGTGCTGCCTGCCGTAAAGCAGGAAAAGGTCGATTTTTTCACTGCCGACCCTTCCATGTTCATGAGTGCCAAGACACAATACGGCGCAAGTGAAGTACTAACCATGAAGCTTATCAATGCCGATTCTGTTGGTGCTGTGATCTTTACAACAACAGGAAATCAGAATATTAATAAACTTTCTGATCTCAAAGGAAAAAAGTTTGGCGCCTTACAGCGATGGTCATTTGGTGGCTGGCAGATGGCGGAAAAGGAATTCCGCAATGCAGGGCTTGACCCCTACCCCTTGCTGCACACCCTACGTTTCTTTGACAAACCCAATGCTGTGGTGAGAGCCGTTCTTCGTGGACAGGTTGATGCTGGCACCGTGCCAGCCAGCATTCTGGAACGGCTGGCAAAAACAGGAAAGATAAAGATGAGGGATATGAAAATCCTCAGAGAAAAGGATTACCCTGATTTCCCTTATACCTGCTCAACAGAACTTTACCCTGGCTTTCCTCTGGCCAAAACAGCGACTGTTGGTCATACCTTAGCCCATGAGATGGCTGATGCACTCAAGGCCTTACAACCGGGAGATAAGATCCTGAAGGCTGCCCGGATCACGGGTTGGGTTGACCCGCTTGACTACGCAGACATTGAAATCGTTCAATCACAGCTCAGAGGCGGGGGCTACACCGGACGACGCATTCATTGA
- a CDS encoding OmpW family outer membrane protein yields the protein MSTNTMAAHSAGDVLLRVGAVTVMPDTESGTVSGLPDGVDNARVDVEDNTQLSLTATYMLTNNLGIELLGATPFTHDIVGEGDIEGVAVGETQHLPPTVSLQYHFGREDGVFNPYVGVGLNVTVFFSEEVDGQLIDTLNTLPTIAALGGVNSVDMELDPSVGLAAQAGVDVKVAENWYVNAAVWYIDIGTTAELTTDLGTTHEVDVDIDPWVVNVAVAYKF from the coding sequence ATGAGCACGAACACCATGGCCGCGCATAGCGCAGGCGATGTGTTACTCCGCGTTGGGGCAGTAACAGTTATGCCGGACACGGAGAGCGGAACAGTTTCCGGTCTGCCCGACGGTGTTGATAATGCCCGGGTTGATGTCGAAGACAATACCCAACTCAGTTTGACAGCCACCTATATGCTGACCAATAATTTGGGCATTGAACTGCTCGGGGCAACCCCTTTCACCCACGATATCGTTGGGGAGGGGGATATTGAGGGCGTTGCAGTAGGTGAGACCCAACACCTGCCGCCCACAGTCTCTCTGCAGTATCACTTTGGCCGTGAAGATGGGGTCTTCAACCCCTACGTTGGCGTTGGCCTCAACGTCACAGTCTTCTTCTCTGAAGAGGTAGATGGTCAACTTATTGACACCCTGAACACCCTCCCAACCATTGCAGCTCTCGGTGGAGTCAACTCCGTTGACATGGAGCTGGACCCCTCAGTGGGTCTTGCAGCCCAGGCCGGTGTTGATGTAAAGGTTGCTGAGAATTGGTATGTCAATGCCGCTGTATGGTACATTGATATCGGCACAACTGCTGAACTCACCACTGATCTCGGGACCACTCACGAGGTCGATGTAGATATTGATCCTTGGGTCGTTAATGTAGCTGTTGCCTATAAATTCTGA
- a CDS encoding polysaccharide deacetylase family protein produces MLRISDKLCKGEKIGIIALLAALLCLILAPALVPLPSFVFLFLCFVAPFFPGTSFFLPIISRAQAGTEGIVLTFDDGPSPAVMPILLELLAHYRLPATFFVIGKKAAAHPELIQQILAAGHSIGNHSWEHDYFLMLRTARKIQEDLHTTQEVLAGYGVRPLLFRPPVGITGPRLQKVLEQENLCAVNYSCRALDRGNRNIAGLSEKIINKLHPGDIIMLHDLPAFQEEDRELLYREFERLFKWLAEKHRVIPMAEALQAPVMLQEKARSPSGVC; encoded by the coding sequence ATGTTGAGAATCTCCGACAAACTTTGTAAAGGCGAAAAGATCGGCATCATCGCTCTGCTGGCGGCTCTGCTCTGCCTTATTCTCGCTCCTGCTCTGGTCCCCCTCCCTTCATTTGTTTTCCTGTTTCTCTGTTTCGTCGCCCCGTTTTTTCCTGGGACCAGTTTTTTTCTCCCTATCATCAGCAGGGCCCAAGCGGGAACAGAGGGGATTGTCCTGACCTTTGATGATGGACCGTCCCCCGCAGTTATGCCCATTCTGCTGGAGCTCCTTGCCCATTACCGTCTGCCTGCGACCTTTTTTGTGATCGGGAAAAAGGCGGCCGCGCATCCAGAGTTGATCCAGCAGATTTTGGCTGCTGGCCATAGCATCGGCAACCATAGCTGGGAGCATGATTATTTTCTCATGCTGCGCACTGCCCGGAAGATTCAGGAGGATCTCCACACAACCCAGGAGGTCTTGGCAGGCTACGGTGTCCGTCCCTTGCTCTTCCGGCCTCCGGTGGGGATCACCGGTCCGCGTCTCCAAAAGGTCTTGGAGCAGGAGAACCTTTGTGCAGTAAATTACAGCTGTCGCGCCCTTGATCGGGGCAACCGCAATATTGCTGGGTTGAGCGAAAAAATTATCAATAAACTGCATCCCGGCGATATTATCATGCTCCATGATCTTCCGGCCTTTCAGGAGGAAGACCGCGAGCTGCTGTACAGGGAATTCGAACGTCTCTTCAAGTGGTTGGCAGAGAAACACAGGGTTATCCCGATGGCGGAGGCCCTGCAAGCTCCGGTGATGCTCCAGGAAAAGGCAAGGAGTCCTTCGGGAGTCTGTTGA
- a CDS encoding cold-shock protein has protein sequence MAEGTVKWFNDSKGFGFIEQDGGSDVFVHHSAIKAEGFRSLQEGQRVIFDVVDGAKGPAAENVITQ, from the coding sequence ATGGCAGAAGGAACAGTAAAATGGTTTAACGATTCCAAAGGATTCGGATTTATTGAGCAAGATGGCGGTTCAGATGTTTTTGTCCATCATTCAGCAATTAAAGCCGAGGGATTTAGGAGCCTGCAGGAAGGTCAGCGAGTAATTTTTGATGTTGTTGACGGTGCCAAGGGACCTGCCGCAGAAAATGTTATTACTCAGTAA
- a CDS encoding trypsin-like peptidase domain-containing protein: MMKPSSPLLLCLLFLCGPVSLLPAHELHLTNGRIISTDNVWREGETVHYKQYGGTVSIPYSRVKGVVYDRPQKEEREAAEQQPEKEQALQRPRPSIPPEKDLAARLNTALSPKTPVEQASMCTLSVKTAAGFGSGFFISEDGYIVTNKHVVRGSKRQFQQVKTRIKQSRKNLRQYKRSLITATKQYQSYREDLEEKKALLEKLKKAGRIDRTSFKAKQQELRAAEQRLQGEEQRLAKAQKKYRTEKQRFDKEVETFHGAQQKLAGQGSFTIILADETELYASLYRISDKHDLALLKITGYKTPFLQPVLEKELVQGQKVFAVGSPVDLSLKNTVTSGVLSAFRDNFIQTNAQIYPGNSGGPLIDSKGRVIGINTKKLLTERFEGLGFAIPIRLVFSEFEDYLLQD; encoded by the coding sequence ATGATGAAACCGTCCTCCCCTCTTCTTCTCTGCCTGCTGTTCCTCTGCGGCCCTGTCTCCCTGCTCCCGGCCCACGAGCTGCATCTCACCAACGGTCGCATCATCAGCACCGATAATGTCTGGCGGGAAGGAGAGACCGTTCATTACAAACAATACGGTGGCACCGTTTCCATCCCCTATAGCCGGGTCAAGGGCGTGGTCTATGACAGGCCTCAGAAAGAGGAAAGAGAAGCTGCCGAGCAACAGCCAGAGAAGGAACAGGCTCTCCAAAGGCCGCGGCCATCAATTCCTCCGGAAAAAGATCTGGCTGCACGACTGAACACGGCCCTGTCCCCGAAAACCCCTGTGGAGCAGGCCAGCATGTGTACCCTTTCCGTCAAGACGGCTGCGGGCTTTGGCTCTGGATTTTTCATCTCTGAGGACGGCTACATCGTCACCAATAAACATGTAGTTCGGGGCAGTAAAAGGCAATTCCAGCAGGTTAAGACAAGGATTAAGCAAAGCCGAAAGAATCTTCGCCAGTATAAGCGTTCTCTGATCACGGCCACAAAACAGTACCAGAGCTATCGAGAGGATCTGGAAGAAAAGAAGGCCCTCTTGGAGAAGCTGAAAAAAGCAGGCCGGATCGACAGGACCTCTTTCAAGGCCAAGCAACAGGAACTACGGGCCGCAGAACAACGCCTTCAGGGGGAGGAGCAACGATTAGCCAAGGCCCAAAAAAAGTACCGGACAGAGAAACAGCGCTTTGATAAGGAGGTGGAGACATTTCATGGTGCCCAACAAAAATTAGCAGGCCAGGGCAGCTTCACCATTATCCTGGCCGACGAAACCGAACTCTACGCCAGCCTCTATAGAATCAGTGACAAGCATGACTTAGCCTTACTGAAGATCACGGGTTACAAGACGCCATTTCTCCAGCCTGTTCTGGAGAAGGAGCTGGTTCAGGGCCAGAAGGTCTTTGCTGTGGGCAGCCCTGTGGATCTCAGCCTGAAAAACACCGTGACCTCCGGGGTCCTCTCGGCTTTTCGTGATAATTTCATCCAGACCAATGCCCAGATCTATCCCGGCAATAGCGGCGGTCCTTTAATTGACAGCAAGGGGCGGGTGATCGGGATCAACACCAAGAAACTCCTCACCGAACGATTTGAGGGACTGGGCTTTGCCATACCTATTCGTCTCGTCTTTTCTGAGTTCGAGGATTATCTCCTCCAGGACTAA
- a CDS encoding efflux RND transporter periplasmic adaptor subunit, which yields MQMKKTGVLLVRIVLCLLILASGFIGMKKLKGMKKAPQKVERKEPALPVQVVQVQAKTVPVVISGYGEVVSRTEVTLPAEVSGRVIFAHKDLQVGAIIEKDEVLYKINEQDFRLDLKSAQARLKSLVRDLELARKEYARVSNLYSKKKVGTQSTVEKGEQAVNAISNQIIQVKQTIDQVKLQLARCVIRAPFTGRITELFVDQGEYVTAGKNLLTLTDDRDLEVQVPLDSRDAVQWLRFQTKNDGQSWFGLPEKTACNLTWTEKESVRAQGLLDRVVRFDSQTRSLTVAIRLQPEKSATFPLVQGMFCRVDIEGRALDNVFALPRAAVSFEQTVYVVQEGRLHTRKVEVARIEENMAFITGGLKDWEQVIVTRLENPLEKSLVNILDPVQSVQPVLQPVQKEAGEE from the coding sequence ATGCAGATGAAAAAAACAGGGGTGCTACTCGTGCGGATTGTTCTCTGCCTGCTGATTCTTGCCAGTGGGTTCATCGGTATGAAGAAGCTCAAGGGAATGAAGAAAGCGCCGCAAAAGGTGGAGAGAAAAGAACCCGCACTGCCGGTTCAGGTGGTTCAGGTCCAGGCGAAAACAGTTCCGGTTGTTATTTCCGGCTATGGAGAGGTGGTTTCTCGCACCGAGGTGACCTTACCTGCTGAAGTCAGTGGGCGTGTTATCTTTGCCCATAAGGATCTCCAGGTTGGAGCGATTATCGAGAAAGATGAGGTCTTGTATAAGATTAATGAGCAGGATTTCCGGTTGGACCTAAAAAGTGCGCAGGCCCGTCTCAAGAGTCTGGTTCGCGACCTTGAGCTTGCCCGCAAGGAGTATGCGCGGGTCAGCAATCTCTATTCCAAGAAAAAGGTTGGGACTCAATCCACGGTGGAAAAGGGAGAGCAGGCAGTCAACGCCATCAGTAACCAGATCATCCAGGTCAAACAAACCATAGATCAGGTCAAGCTCCAGCTTGCCCGCTGCGTGATTAGAGCGCCCTTTACTGGTCGTATCACTGAGCTCTTTGTGGATCAGGGCGAATATGTGACTGCGGGCAAAAATCTCCTCACCCTGACCGATGACAGGGATCTTGAGGTGCAGGTTCCTCTGGATAGCCGTGATGCGGTGCAATGGCTCCGTTTTCAGACAAAGAATGATGGCCAATCCTGGTTCGGGCTCCCGGAAAAAACAGCGTGCAATCTGACTTGGACGGAAAAAGAAAGTGTGCGCGCTCAAGGTCTTCTTGATCGAGTGGTCCGTTTTGATTCCCAGACCAGAAGCCTGACCGTGGCGATTCGTTTGCAGCCGGAGAAGAGTGCTACCTTCCCTCTGGTGCAAGGAATGTTTTGCCGGGTGGATATTGAGGGGCGTGCTCTGGATAACGTCTTTGCGCTCCCCCGAGCAGCCGTGAGCTTCGAGCAGACGGTCTATGTTGTTCAGGAAGGTCGTCTGCACACCCGGAAGGTGGAGGTGGCACGGATTGAGGAAAATATGGCCTTTATTACTGGTGGGTTAAAGGACTGGGAGCAGGTCATTGTCACTCGGCTGGAAAATCCTTTGGAAAAGAGTCTGGTTAATATCCTTGACCCTGTTCAGTCGGTCCAGCCTGTCCTTCAGCCAGTTCAAAAGGAGGCAGGAGAAGAATGA
- a CDS encoding BtrH N-terminal domain-containing protein, translated as MQNLTIDFPHTQSAHCESGAAASILNWHGIRLSEAMTFGIGEGLFFGYFPFIRINGLPLVTYRAAAGHILKRFAKISGIRMVEKRFRSQEQAMAELDAALADSIPVGLQTGVFWLPYFPRALRFHFNAHNLVVYGKEGDEYLISDPVFPQPVRCPAPNLVRARFAAGALAPKGKMYYLSETPEQLELTPLIRQGIRSVCRMMLGSPFPLIGVRGIRFLAKRLERWPERLGKESAELHLGHTVRMQEEIGTGGGGFRFMYAAFLQESGKELHDQALLDVATLFTEAGDRWRQFAVMAARICKGRGGLDDTYSVMAERIMGCADLEEQAFWRLKDWLRENLAS; from the coding sequence ATGCAAAACCTAACCATTGATTTCCCCCATACCCAATCAGCCCATTGCGAAAGCGGAGCCGCTGCCAGCATCCTGAACTGGCATGGTATCAGGCTCTCTGAGGCCATGACCTTTGGCATTGGTGAAGGGCTTTTTTTTGGCTACTTCCCCTTTATTCGGATCAACGGCCTGCCCCTGGTGACCTATCGGGCTGCGGCTGGTCATATCCTGAAGCGCTTTGCCAAGATTTCCGGCATCAGGATGGTTGAAAAACGTTTCAGGAGCCAGGAACAGGCTATGGCGGAGCTGGACGCGGCCCTTGCCGATTCCATTCCCGTGGGCCTGCAGACCGGGGTCTTCTGGCTTCCTTATTTTCCCAGGGCCTTGCGTTTTCATTTTAATGCCCATAACCTGGTGGTCTATGGCAAGGAAGGCGATGAATACCTGATCAGTGATCCGGTCTTTCCTCAGCCGGTGCGTTGCCCGGCCCCGAATCTGGTCCGGGCCAGATTTGCTGCCGGTGCCTTGGCCCCCAAGGGCAAGATGTACTATCTGAGCGAGACGCCTGAGCAGCTGGAGCTCACCCCCTTGATCCGGCAGGGGATCCGCTCTGTCTGCCGGATGATGCTCGGGAGCCCGTTTCCCCTCATCGGGGTGAGAGGGATACGCTTTCTGGCCAAAAGGCTGGAGCGTTGGCCGGAACGTCTGGGCAAGGAGAGCGCTGAGCTGCATCTCGGCCATACCGTGCGCATGCAGGAGGAAATAGGTACTGGTGGGGGCGGCTTTCGCTTTATGTATGCTGCCTTTCTTCAGGAAAGCGGTAAGGAACTTCACGATCAGGCCTTGCTTGATGTAGCGACCCTCTTTACCGAGGCAGGCGATCGCTGGCGGCAATTTGCGGTTATGGCAGCCCGGATATGTAAGGGACGGGGCGGTTTGGATGACACATACTCTGTTATGGCTGAGAGGATCATGGGCTGCGCTGACTTGGAAGAGCAGGCTTTCTGGAGATTAAAGGATTGGCTGCGCGAGAATCTTGCCTCATGA